One region of Drosophila kikkawai strain 14028-0561.14 chromosome 2R, DkikHiC1v2, whole genome shotgun sequence genomic DNA includes:
- the EMRE gene encoding essential MCU regulator, mitochondrial: protein MIVSRLVLPLNMALHRISRTVSEKPRSLNILRRHMSSVYYRSGAIRPKPEEMPFGLLAILCAVIPGLFVGATISKNVANFLEENDLFVPSDDDDDED from the coding sequence ATGATTGTCTCCCGTCTGGTCCTTCCACTCAACATGGCTCTGCATCGGATCTCACGCACGGTGTCGGAGAAGCCCCGAAGCCTCAACATCCTGCGTCGTCACATGTCGAGCGTCTATTACCGCAGCGGAGCCATTCGGCCCAAGCCAGAAGAGATGCCATTCGGTCTGCTGGCCATCTTGTGTGCCGTCATACCGGGTCTCTTTGTGGGTGCAACCATTAGCAAGAACGTGGCCAACTTCCTGGAGGAGAACGATCTCTTTGTGCCCTcggatgatgacgatgacgaggacTAA
- the LOC108082460 gene encoding nitric oxide-associated protein 1, which translates to MLRTLRLHKFINKNVRTECARLQNTIANVKHSSRQKAWLLAKERYKQHEHVYYSSVLEMKTKPSFSVPEVSPLPVDWMDDYEFYRGAQGETDDKQGTPDPKVPASNVPCSGCGAHLHCSSESLPGYIPSEIFCGRTQEELKTIVCKRCHFLHHYNIALDVEVAPSTYVDTISRIQDKFALAIVLVDLLDFPSSIWPGMQHVLGTKRPVFLVGNKVDLLPRDSNTYLQHVKASLQREFIKHGGGDGMNIKNVSLISAKTGYGIEELITQLHKTWAYKGDVYLLGCTNVGKSSLFNILLNSDYCRPEASDLVRKATTCPWPGTTLQLLRFPILRPSNDRIYMRFKRLVAERGERAAIEQMRRKEARETGAALAAQPSSAVGRTFDRRDDLSDAFAMASGTRPITTLNERQKEYKEARWVYDTPGVMQPDQLTPLLTPEELTKLHPSTMIRPRAFRLRPQMSILLGGLARMDLLEISSSFKQQFDWLKIFVFASAQLPILIADTQEADNVYERYLGKPFLGLPMAGKEDLDARLKRWPGLQCKEGDIVVKNEGESEGRLNCDITLSSAGWMGLLLPGQSECRLRVWTPHAAGIYKREPALIPQADRLVGKHIRNSLAYNTTKPFVFKK; encoded by the coding sequence atgttGCGAACTTTGCgtttacataaatttattaataaaaatgttcgTACAGAATGCGCGAGACTGCAGAACACGATCGCAAATGTCAAGCACAGCTCGAGGCAGAAGGCGTGGCTGCTCGCCAAGGAGCGGTACAAACAGCATGAGCACGTTTATTACAGCTCCGTGCTGGAGATGAAAACAAAACCCTCTTTCTCGGTTCCTGAGGTTTCTCCTCTGCCAGTGGACTGGATGGACGACTACGAGTTCTATCGCGGTGCCCAGGGTGAGACGGATGACAAGCAAGGCACTCCGGATCCCAAAGTTCCTGCCTCAAACGTGCCCTGCAGCGGATGCGGCGCCCACCTGCATTGCTCCAGCGAATCGCTGCCGGGCTATATACCCAGTGAAATCTTTTGTGGCAGAACGCAGGAGGAGCTGAAGACCATCGTCTGCAAGCGTTGTCATTTCCTGCATCACTACAACATTGCCCTGGACGTGGAGGTGGCACCTTCTACCTATGTGGACACGATATCGCGAATTCAGGACAAGTTCGCGCTGGCCATAGTGTTGGTGGATCTCCTGGACTTCCCCAGCTCCATCTGGCCGGGCATGCAGCACGTGCTGGGCACCAAACGACCCGTCTTCCTGGTGGGCAACAAGGTAGATCTTCTGCCTCGCGACTCCAACACCTACCTGCAGCATGTGAAGGCATCGCTGCAGCGGGAATTCATCAAGCACGGCGGTGGCGATGGAATGAACATCAAGAATGTCAGCCTAATCTCCGCCAAGACCGGCTATGGGATCGAAGAGCTGATCACTCAGTTACACAAGACTTGGGCCTACAAAGGCGACGTCTATTTGCTGGGCTGCACCAACGTGGGCAAGAGCTCGTTATTCAACATCCTGCTCAACTCGGATTATTGCCGTCCGGAAGCAAGTGATCTGGTGCGAAAGGCCACCACTTGTCCCTGGCCGGGAACCACGCTCCAACTGCTGCGGTTTCCCATTCTGCGGCCATCCAATGATCGTATTTACATGCGTTTTAAGAGATTAGTTGCCGAGCGCGGTGAAAGGGCCGCTATAGAACAGATGCGTCGAAAAGAGGCCAGGGAAACGGGTGCAGCCCTAGCAGCCCAACCATCATCGGCCGTGGGACGCACCTTCGATCGTCGCGACGACCTCAGCGATGCCTTCGCCATGGCCAGTGGCACGCGCCCCATAACCACCCTAAACGAACGCCAGAAGGAATATAAGGAGGCGCGTTGGGTCTACGACACTCCGGGTGTGATGCAGCCAGATCAATTGACCCCACTGCTTACCCCCGAGGAGCTGACAAAGCTGCATCCGTCAACAATGATCCGGCCCAGAGCCTTTCGCCTTCGTCCCCAAATGAGCATCCTGCTAGGCGGCTTGGCCCGCATGGATCTGCTGGAGATATCCTCAAGCTTCAAGCAGCAGTTTGACTGGCTAAAGATCTTTGTGTTTGCCTCGGCGCAGCTTCCCATACTGATAGCAGACACCCAGGAGGCGGACAATGTATACGAGCGCTATCTAGGCAAACCTTTCCTGGGTCTTCCCATGGCCGGCAAGGAGGATTTGGATGCCCGATTGAAACGCTGGCCAGGATTACAGTGCAAGGAGGGGGATATTGTGGTGAAAAACGAAGGCGAAAGCGAAGGAAGGCTAAATTGTGATATTACACTCAGCTCAGCAGGCTGGATGGGCTTGCTCCTGCCCGGACAATCCGAATGTCGCCTCCGGGTGTGGACACCGCATGCAGCAGGCATTTATAAGCGGGAACCGGCTTTGATACCCCAGGCTGATAGGTTGGTGGGGAAGCACATTAGAAATTCACTCGCATACAACACCACAaagccttttgtttttaaaaaataa
- the LOC108082461 gene encoding ankyrin repeat domain-containing protein 13C isoform X2: protein MSNEKEDECDKHKQQAEAEAKSTSSDDSDEYQSAGEGEDGEGVDGDPPAERPPTHAHLCAAATTPAAASDSTTTTTTTPTAAAAAAAPPLVTVNEPLDYPMHQSVFEDDIKSLQRRLLMSTAQDEVGRKDKHGNTPLHLAVMLGRKHAVRLLLAHNAPVKIKNNEGWSPLSEAISYGDRQTITQVLRMLKLQSREHMEGRREKLVNALRQIQDFYMEFKWDFQSWLPLVSRILPSDICRLYKSGASIRLDTTLVDFNDMRWERGDISFLFRGEAPPRDSLVLLDNEQECFQRLRYEEADMEDEVDVLMSTDILATQMSTKTIQFARAQRGWIFRANRKELIGGQYQCEIYTIQGLILKQRKRREHLSHEDLQKNRAIVETITKGGPSANHQPDGRRSSLNSQHTATPPETNTPTAPNGITLPELPRRSSLQAPPATTVTWQQYLDAEVGKCPQLGRPPVHKQSNKTLRATVAMSKDFPLSVDMLLDVLEVVAPLKHINKLREFVTLKLPTGFPVKIEIPVLHTVTAKIPSHYWEDVRRFQDL from the exons ATGTCCAACGAAAAAGAGGACGAGTGCGACAAGCACAAGCAGCAGGCGGAGGCGGAAGCCAAGTCGACGTCCAGTGATGATTCAGACGAATATCAGTCAGCCGGTGAGGGCGAGGATGGCGAAGGTGTCGACGGTGATCCCCCTGCGGAGCGCCCGCCGACGCACGCACACCTGTGCGCGGCAGCAACCACACCTGCGGCGGCCAGCGATAGCACCACTACCACAACCACtacaccaacagcagcagcagcagcggcggcaccTCCCTTGGTCACAGTAAACGAGCCCTTGGATTATCCGATGCATCAGAGCGTGTTCGAGGACGACATCAAGTCGCTGCAACGGCGCCTGCTAATGAGTACGGCCCAGGACGAGGTGGGGCGAAAGGACAAGCACGGTAACACACCGCTCCACCTCGCCGTGATGCTGGGCAGGAAGCATGCCGTGCGCCTGCTACTGGCCCACAACGCCCCCGTGAAGATCAAGAACAATGAGGGCTGGTCCCCGCTGTCCGAGGCCATTAGCTACGGCGACCGCCAGACCATTACCCAGGTGCTGCGCATGCTCAAGCTGCAGTCCCGCGAACACATGGAGGGTCGCCGGGAGAAGCTGGTCAATGCGCTGCGCCAGATACAGGACTTCTACATGGAGTTCAAGTGGGACTTTCAATCCTGGCTGCCGCTCGTTTCACGCATCCTGCCCTCGGACATCTGCCGGCTGTACAAGTCGGGCGCCTCGATACGCCTGGACACGACGCTGGTGGACTTTAACGATATGCGTTGGGAGCGCGGCGACATATCGTTCCTGTTCCGCGGCGAGGCGCCGCCTAGGGACTCGCTGGTGCTGCTGGACAACGAGCAGGAGTGTTTCCAGCGGCTGCGTTACGAGGAGGCCGACATGGAGGACGAGGTCGATGTCCTCATGTCCACCGACATCCTGGCCACGCAGATGTCCACCAAGACGATACAGTTTGCGCGGGCGCAGCGTGGCTGGATATTCCGTGCGAATCGCAAGGAACTGATTGGCGGGCAGTATCAGTGCGAGATCTACACAATCCAGGGTCTGATCCTCAAGCAGCGCAAGCGACGTGAACACCTCTCCCACGAGGATCTGCAAAAGAATCGCGCCATTGTCGAGACAATCACGAAGGGCGGCCCCAGTGCCAATCATCAACCGGATGGTCGGCGCTCCAGCCTCAATAGCCAACACACGGCCACGCCGCCCGAGACCAATACGCCGACGGCACCGAATGGCATCACACTGCCGGAGCTGCCGCGTCGCAGTTCGCTCCAGGCACCGCCCGCCACCACGGTCACCTGGCAGCAGTATTTGGACGCGGAGGTGGGCAAGTGTCCGCAGCTGGGAAGGCCACCCGTTCACAAGCAGTCGAACAAGACGCTGCGTGCCACGGTGGCGATGAGCAAGGACTTTCCCCTCAGCGTGGATATGCTACTAGACGTTCTGGAGGTGGTGGCTCCCTTGAAGCACATCAACAAGCTGCGCGAGTTTGTTACGCTCAAGCTGCCGACGGGTTTTCCGGTGAAGATCGAGATCCCAGTGCTGCACACGGTCACCGCCAAG ATACCGTCGCACTACTGGGAGGATGTGCGACGCTTTCAGGACTTATGA
- the adp gene encoding WD and tetratricopeptide repeats protein 1, with protein sequence MSSDELYREKYSSSRHQRQQTPLNTSALHWQRQQYGYELDELLRRRLLASPAYVDRLEQEALLAGHEGCVNCLEWSTDGLWLASGSDDFRVMIWDPFRKKRVHVIATKHLGNMFSVKFLPKHNNNIVATCAADKFIYVYDINHSNETLFSCNCHLMRAKRLATVQDSPYIFWSAGEDGCILQLDMREPHHCRPEDGNGVRLLRLGNQVDGTTEAKCLAINPMRTEYLAVGANDPFARIYDRRKLPSSSGNDLSACVAYYAPGQIVKNVTRSIVHESRAITYLTFNGNGTELLVNMGCEHIYRYDLNSAAPPVFYEPLDFTSLDEEVEVEQVKTPHRSRRLPSSIEVLKKQGNEFLENGKLVAAIDAYSAALAKYPQGEVLYLNRATALMRRGWFGDIYAAVRDCHEALRLDPGYVKAHFRLARALLELHRPYDANDCLQDLIHRFPSFANNHGVLTLNKDIKENRRQLQNTEPVAMEDGFRYMRISDAEYDLRSTARDYMQRYVGHCNITTDIKEANYLGSQGEFIAAGSDDGNFYIWEGDTGKIRAVYRADSAIVNCVQPHPSICMVATSGIDHDIKIWSPCAASAEERPNLVADVTRYVEDNQQKMRTDPFELNTRNAYCFNN encoded by the exons ATGTCGAGCGATGAACTGTATCGCGAAAAGTACTCTAGTTCGCGCCATCAGCGCCAGCAAACGCCCTTGAACACCTCCGCGCTGCactggcagcggcagcagtatGGCTACGAGCTGGACGAGCTGCTCCGCCGGCGTCTCCTGGCCTCACCCGCCTACGTGGACAGGTTGGAGCAGGAGGCGCTGCTCGCTGGCCATGAGGGATGCGTCAATTGCCTGGAATGGTCGACGGACGGGCTCTGGCTGGCCTCCGGTTCCGATGACTTTCGTGTGATGATCTGGGATCCGTTCCGGAAGAAGCGCGTCCATGTGATCGCCACAAAGCACCTGGGAAACATGTTCTCGGTGAAGTTCCTGCCCAAGCACAACAATAACATCGTGGCGACGTGTGCGGCGGACAAGTTCATTTACGTCTATGACATCAATCACTCTAACGAAACGCTCTTCTCCTGCAACTGCCACCTGATGCGGGCCAAGCGTCTGGCCACGGTCCAGGACTCGCCCTACATCTTCTGGTCGGCGGGCGAGGATGGGTGCATCCTGCAGCTGGACATGCGAGAGCCCCACCACTGTCGTCCGGAGGATGGCAATGGTGTGCGGCTCCTTCGACTGGGCAATCAGGTGGACGGAACCACGGAGGCCAAGTGCCTAGCCATTAATCCTATGCGGACAGAATACTTGGCCGTGGGTGCCAATGACCCCTTTGCACGTATCTACGATAGGCGCAAGCTGCCCTCCAGCAGCGGGAATG ATCTCTCGGCTTGTGTGGCCTACTACGCTCCCGGGCAGATTGTGAAGAACGTCACCCGGTCCATTGTCCACGAGTCCCGGGCCATTACTTATCTCACCTTCAATGGCAACGGCACGGAGCTCCTGGTCAACATGGGCTGCGAGCACATCTACCGCTACGATCTGAACAGTGCCGCGCCTCCGGTTTTCTACGAACCACTTGACTTCACATCGCTCGACGAGGAAGTGGAGGTGGAGCAGGTGAAGACGCCCCACAGGAGCCGCCGCCTGCCGTCCAGCATAGAGGTGCTCAAGAAGCAGGGCAACGAGTTCCTGGAGAACGGCAAGTTAGTGGCCGCCATCGATGCGTACTCTGCCGCCTTGGCCAAGTACCCGCAGGGAGAGGTGTTGTATCTAAACAGAGCCACGGCTCTGATGCGACGCGGCTGGTTCGGTGATATATATGCAGCTGTGAGGGATTGTCATGAGGCCCTGCGCCTGGATCCAGGCTATGTAAAGGCTCACTTCCGTCTGGCCAGGGCTCTGCTGGAGCTGCATCGTCCCTATGACGCGAACGATTGCCTGCAGGACTTAATCCACCGGTTTCCCAGCTTTGCCAACAATCACGGCGTGCTGACACTGAACAAGGACATCAAGGAGAACCGACGGCAGTTACAGAACACCGAGCCCGTGGCCATGGAGGATGGCTTCCGCTATATGCGTATCTCAGACGCCGAATACGATCTCCGCTCAACGGCCAGGGACTATATGCAGCGGTATGTGGGCCATTGTAACATCACAACGGACATCAAGGAGGCCAACTATCTTGGCAGCCAGGGTGAGTTCATTGCCGCCGGCTCAGATGATGGCAACTTCTACATTTGGGAGGGCGATACGGGCAAAATCCGGGCCGTTTATCGGGCCGACAGCGCCATTGTCAATTGCGTGCAACCGCATCCGAGCATCTGCATGGTGGCCACCAGTGGGATCGATCATGACATCAAGATCTGGTCACCGTGCGCCGCCAGTGCCGAGGAGCGGCCCAATCTGGTGGCGGATGTGACGCGATATGTGGAGGATAATCAGCAGAAGATGCGGACCGATCCATTCGAACTGAATACGCGCAACGCGTACTGTTTCAACAACTAA
- the LOC108082461 gene encoding ankyrin repeat domain-containing protein 13C isoform X1, whose translation MSNEKEDECDKHKQQAEAEAKSTSSDDSDEYQSAGEGEDGEGVDGDPPAERPPTHAHLCAAATTPAAASDSTTTTTTTPTAAAAAAAPPLVTVNEPLDYPMHQSVFEDDIKSLQRRLLMSTAQDEVGRKDKHGNTPLHLAVMLGRKHAVRLLLAHNAPVKIKNNEGWSPLSEAISYGDRQTITQVLRMLKLQSREHMEGRREKLVNALRQIQDFYMEFKWDFQSWLPLVSRILPSDICRLYKSGASIRLDTTLVDFNDMRWERGDISFLFRGEAPPRDSLVLLDNEQECFQRLRYEEADMEDEVDVLMSTDILATQMSTKTIQFARAQRGWIFRANRKELIGGQYQCEIYTIQGLILKQRKRREHLSHEDLQKNRAIVETITKGGPSANHQPDGRRSSLNSQHTATPPETNTPTAPNGITLPELPRRSSLQAPPATTVTWQQYLDAEVGKCPQLGRPPVHKQSNKTLRATVAMSKDFPLSVDMLLDVLEVVAPLKHINKLREFVTLKLPTGFPVKIEIPVLHTVTAKVTFQKFEFRDNIPAKMFQIPSHYWEDVRRFQDL comes from the coding sequence ATGTCCAACGAAAAAGAGGACGAGTGCGACAAGCACAAGCAGCAGGCGGAGGCGGAAGCCAAGTCGACGTCCAGTGATGATTCAGACGAATATCAGTCAGCCGGTGAGGGCGAGGATGGCGAAGGTGTCGACGGTGATCCCCCTGCGGAGCGCCCGCCGACGCACGCACACCTGTGCGCGGCAGCAACCACACCTGCGGCGGCCAGCGATAGCACCACTACCACAACCACtacaccaacagcagcagcagcagcggcggcaccTCCCTTGGTCACAGTAAACGAGCCCTTGGATTATCCGATGCATCAGAGCGTGTTCGAGGACGACATCAAGTCGCTGCAACGGCGCCTGCTAATGAGTACGGCCCAGGACGAGGTGGGGCGAAAGGACAAGCACGGTAACACACCGCTCCACCTCGCCGTGATGCTGGGCAGGAAGCATGCCGTGCGCCTGCTACTGGCCCACAACGCCCCCGTGAAGATCAAGAACAATGAGGGCTGGTCCCCGCTGTCCGAGGCCATTAGCTACGGCGACCGCCAGACCATTACCCAGGTGCTGCGCATGCTCAAGCTGCAGTCCCGCGAACACATGGAGGGTCGCCGGGAGAAGCTGGTCAATGCGCTGCGCCAGATACAGGACTTCTACATGGAGTTCAAGTGGGACTTTCAATCCTGGCTGCCGCTCGTTTCACGCATCCTGCCCTCGGACATCTGCCGGCTGTACAAGTCGGGCGCCTCGATACGCCTGGACACGACGCTGGTGGACTTTAACGATATGCGTTGGGAGCGCGGCGACATATCGTTCCTGTTCCGCGGCGAGGCGCCGCCTAGGGACTCGCTGGTGCTGCTGGACAACGAGCAGGAGTGTTTCCAGCGGCTGCGTTACGAGGAGGCCGACATGGAGGACGAGGTCGATGTCCTCATGTCCACCGACATCCTGGCCACGCAGATGTCCACCAAGACGATACAGTTTGCGCGGGCGCAGCGTGGCTGGATATTCCGTGCGAATCGCAAGGAACTGATTGGCGGGCAGTATCAGTGCGAGATCTACACAATCCAGGGTCTGATCCTCAAGCAGCGCAAGCGACGTGAACACCTCTCCCACGAGGATCTGCAAAAGAATCGCGCCATTGTCGAGACAATCACGAAGGGCGGCCCCAGTGCCAATCATCAACCGGATGGTCGGCGCTCCAGCCTCAATAGCCAACACACGGCCACGCCGCCCGAGACCAATACGCCGACGGCACCGAATGGCATCACACTGCCGGAGCTGCCGCGTCGCAGTTCGCTCCAGGCACCGCCCGCCACCACGGTCACCTGGCAGCAGTATTTGGACGCGGAGGTGGGCAAGTGTCCGCAGCTGGGAAGGCCACCCGTTCACAAGCAGTCGAACAAGACGCTGCGTGCCACGGTGGCGATGAGCAAGGACTTTCCCCTCAGCGTGGATATGCTACTAGACGTTCTGGAGGTGGTGGCTCCCTTGAAGCACATCAACAAGCTGCGCGAGTTTGTTACGCTCAAGCTGCCGACGGGTTTTCCGGTGAAGATCGAGATCCCAGTGCTGCACACGGTCACCGCCAAGGTAACGTTCCAAAAATTCGAGTTTCGCGACAACATCCCCGCCAAGATGTTCCAGATACCGTCGCACTACTGGGAGGATGTGCGACGCTTTCAGGACTTATGA
- the lolal gene encoding longitudinals lacking protein-like, whose protein sequence is MMSSDQQFFLKWNDFQTNMVTSFRHLRDEKSFTDVTLACEGQTCKAHKMVLSACSPYFKALLEENPSKHPIIILKDVSYIHLQAILEFMYAGEVNVSQEQLPAFLKTADRLKVKGLAETPSSIKREG, encoded by the exons ATGATGTCGTCGGATCAACAGTTCTTTCTGAAATGGAACGATTTTCAAACGAATATGGTGACCTCGTTCCGTCACTTGCGCGACGAGAAGAGCTTCACAGAT GTAACACTCGCCTGCGAGGGCCAAACCTGCAAAGCACACAAAATGGTGCTTTCCGCTTGCAGTCCCTACTTCAAAGCGCTACTAGAG GAAAACCCATCGAAACACCCGATCATCATCCTGAAAGATGTCTCCTACATTCACCTACAGGCTATACTGGAGTTCATGTACGCCGGCGAGGTGAATGTGTCCCAGGAACAGTTGCCAGCATTTCTTAAGACCGCCGATCGCCTCAAAGTGAAAGGCCTGGCAGAGACACCCAGTTCAATAAAGCGGGAGGGTTGA
- the pAbp gene encoding polyadenylate-binding protein, which translates to MASLYVGDLHQDINEAGLFEKFSSAGPVLSIRVCRDVITRRSLGYAYVNFQQPADAERALDTMNFDLIRNKPIRIMWSQRDPSLRRSGVGNVFIKNLDKAIDNKAIYDTFSAFGNILSCKVATDEKGNSKGYGFVHFETEEAANTSIDKVNGMLLNGKKVYVGKFIPRKEREKELGEKAKLFTNVYVKNFTEEFDDEKLKEFFEPYGKITSYKVMSKEDGKSKGFGFVAFETTEAAEAAVQALNGKDMGEGKSLYVARAQKKAERQQELKRKFEELKKKRHESVFGVNLYVKNLDDSIDDERLRKEFSLYGTITSAKVMTDEEGRSKGFGFVCFISPNEATCAVTELNGRVVGSKPLYVALAQRKEERKAHLASQYMRHMTGMRMQQLGQIFPPNTTGGFFVPTIPPSQRFFGPQMATQMRNTPRWAPQVRPAAAVQNVQAGAAAAAAGGFQGAAGAVPTQYRSAAAGARGAQPQQVQGTHAAAAAAAAAANNMRNTGARAITGQQTVAAPNLQIAGAQIPGGAQQRASNYKYTSNMRNPPVQQLQQAQPMPQQLQGKNSEKLIASLLANAKPQEQKQILGERLYPLIERMHAALAGKITGMLLEIENSELLHMLEDQEALKAKVEEAVAVLQVHRVTEPAN; encoded by the exons ATGGCTTCTCTATACGTCGGTGATCTCCACCAGGATATCAACGAAGCGGGACTTTTTGAGAAGTTCTCGTCTGCTGGTCCAGTGCTGTCCATTCGTGTCTGCCGCGATGTGATTACCCGTCGCTCGTTGGGCTATGCCTACGTCAACTTCCAGCAGCCAGCCGATG CTGAGCGTGCTTTGGACACGATGAACTTTGACCTGATCCGCAACAAGCCCATTCGCATTATGTGGTCGCAGCGCGATCCCTCACTGCGCCGCTCCGGCGTCGGCAATGTGTTCATCAAGAACCTGGACAAGGCCATCGACAATAAGGCCATCTACGACACTTTCTCCGCCTTCGGCAACATCCTAAGCTGCAAGGTCGCCACCGATGAGAAGGGCAATTCCAAAGGCTATGGCTTCGTTCACTTCGAAACCGAGGAGGCCGCCAACACGTCCATCGACAAAGTGAACGGCATGTTGCTCAATGGCAAGAAGGTGTACGTGGGCAAGTTCATTCCCCGCAAGGAGCGCGAGAAGGAGCTGGGCGAGAAGGCTAAGCTCTTCACCAACGTCTACGTGAAGAATTTCACCGAGGAGTTTGATGACGAGAAGCTCAAGGAGTTCTTTGAGCCCTATGGCAAGATCACCAGCTACAAG GTCATGTCTAAGGAGGATGGCAAGAGCAAGGGCTTCGGCTTCGTTGCCTTTGAAACCACAGAGGCTGCCGAGGCCGCCGTTCAGGCCCTTAACGGCAAGGACATGGGTGAGGGCAAGTCCCTGTATGTGGCCCGTGCCCAAAAGAAGGCCGAGCGCCAGCAGGAGCTGAAACGCAAATTCGAGGAACTCAAGAAGAAGCGCCACGAGTCCGTATTCGGTGTCAACCTGTACGTGAAGAATCTGGACGATTCAATCGACGACGAGCGTCTCCGCAAGGAGTTCTCGCTGTACGGCACCATCACATCGGCCAAGGTCATGACTGATGAGGAGGGTCGCTCCAAGGGATTCGGTTTCGTGTGCTTCATCTCGCCCAACGAGGCCACCTGCGCCGTTACCGAACTTAACGGTCGGGTCGTTGGCAGCAAGCCATTGTACGTGGCTCTGGCACAGAGGAAGGAGGAGCGCAAGGCTCACCTCGCCTCGCAATACATGCGTCACATGACCGGCATGCGCATGCAGCAGCTGGGACAGATCTTCCCGCCTAACACAACTGGCGGCTTCTTTGTGCCGACCATTCCGCCGAGCCAGCGGTTCTTCGGTCCACAGATGGCCACCCAGATGAGAAACACACCTCGCTGGGCGCCCCAGGTACGTCCCGCCGCCGCGGTGCAGAACGTGCAGGCCggcgctgccgccgccgctgctggaGGCTTCCAGGGCGCAGCCGGAGCGGTTCCCACACAGTACCGCTCGGCTGCTGCCGGAGCACGCGGTGCCCAGCCCCAGCAGGTGCAGGGCACGcacgccgccgctgctgccgccgctgccgcggCTAACAATATGCGCAACACAGGTGCCCGGGCCATCACAGGCCAGCAGACTGTGGCTGCCCCGAACTTGCAGATTGCAGGCGCCCAGATCCCTGGCGGCGCCCAGCAGCGTGCTTCCAACTACAAGTACACCTCGAACATGCGCAATCCCCCAGtgcagcagttgcagcaggCTCAGCCAATGCCACAGCAGTTGCAAGGAAAGA ACTCCGAGAAGCTCATTGCCTCGTTGCTGGCCAATGCCAAGCCGCAGGAGCAGAAACAGATCCTCGGCGAGCGTCTGTACCCGTTGATTGAGCGCATGCACGCGGCTTTGGCTGGAAAGATCACTGGCATGTTGCTGGAGATCGAGAACTCCGAGCTGTTGCACATGCTCGAGGATCAGGAGGCGCTCAAGGCCAAggtggaggaggcggtggcggtgCTTCAGGTGCATCGCGTCACCGAGCCTGCCAACTAA